The Eleginops maclovinus isolate JMC-PN-2008 ecotype Puerto Natales chromosome 10, JC_Emac_rtc_rv5, whole genome shotgun sequence nucleotide sequence GCACTGTGGCAAAACTCGGACTGTCTTCTTACAGGTACACATCTGCAGCCCAAACAAGTCTATCTTGATGTAGCAATCAATTCTGTTAGATTGTGTCTGAACAAATGTGACTGTCTGTCAGCTAAATGAATCATTTGAAACCTAAGGGTAGTACTTTTTTGATCCCAGGAAAGAAATTGGAATAAAATACTTAACTTCAGTAAAAAATTGAATGATGTTGAATTATTGCACAAAAGTTGGATTCTGCACTAAAATGAATTGCTCTGAAATCCTAAAACTataattggtttatttatttttttcattctttcagTATCCCATGGACAAGAACAAGGGCATGAAGGTGCCGGTTCAGATCCGAGTGAACATGTGGCTCGGTCTGTCTGCACACGAGAAGAAGTTCAACTCCTTCTCTGAGGGAACCTTCAGCGTGTTCGCAGAGCTGGTACATCACTGCAGAAATAAAACTAGCATTGTGTATTTCAGCTGTCTGGTCAGCATCTAAAACTAAGTGTTTGCCTTGCAGTATGAGAACCAGGCCGCGGTGTTTGGGAAGTGGGGGACCACGGGACTAGTGGGGCGCCACAAATTTTCAGACGTTACAGGCAAATTGAAGCTGAAACAAGAGCACTTCATGCCCCCGAGAGGATGGGAGTGGGAGGACGACTGGTTCATCGACCCAGAGAAAGCGTGAGTCGCACTGCAGACAGcatctttctttctgtaaaATACAAATTGACCAAAGGAAGACCTTATGATTTGTTCTTTCAGAATTCAAACTACTTACATATTAGGGGAAAGAAACTTGAATTTCTCTGAATGTGATCGAAGTTGCAGTGCTGATTTATAACTGTTGAAAGTGGTCTCTTCCCATTGAAGGCACACATTGGGTGGACCTCACTGGAGGAAGTGGGCTActtctgcttttgtttacaTTCCTCTCATGCTTTAGACCAGGATTGAATGTTAAAGTATCAGCCTGTTTAGTTTTCCATGCTAACGTCGTACATTTCTGTGAGCAAGTCCCTCACTAGCACTGACTGCTGTATTTCCCCTATGTACAGATATGtgacaaaacaaaggaaaaaggcataaaaagctttaaaagaCAACTTAATTTATTATACAATCTAACATTTTGCAGCCATTTGCTTATCATAAGTGAACTACTACAATATATGGAAAATAACAAGAGGAACACACACTTAAATGCTTGAATTTGATGAATGGCCAACAGTTGTGTTACTACCAACCGTCAGTAAACCCATTCTTTCTCCCACTGCACTTCATGTTGGAAATTGTCTGGTAGCATAAGTGTATTTTCTGGTACGACCACTAGAGGGTGCCatagttctctctctctcacacacacacacacacacacacacacacacacacacacacacacacacacgtcctttttgtaaaatgttttaacacaCCGATGGTACTTACTGCATGTCTGCCTTTTATGTTGCAGTCTCCTAACAGAGGCAGATGCTGGACACACTGAGTTCATGGACGAGGTGTTCAAAAATGAGAGTCGCTTCCCCGGTGGACAGTGGAAGGACGCCTCGGAGCCCTTCACTGATGTGGTGAGAACAACACGCTGACATGCaaataatgtgcagcgagggTTTAAATATAACACAAGCTCAATTCATATGTTTCCTCTTCGCTGTGACACTACAGAAACCCGTAGAGGCAAGAGGGAAAACGACATTTGcatgaacctttttttttctaagtcTGATCCACATAGTGAAATGACTTTAGAGGCGGTCGAAAAAATAAGGTTTAGCTTATCcctactttttctttcttctgtaaATGGATAGAAACAAGTTTActcaaaaaattaaaaaataaagataatggaacctttttaaagcaacaggtaaaaagtagcataaatatGGTACTGGATAAACTTTTCTCCCCCCAAGATGAGTAATCTTTTAGCTATTCTTGGTCTGCCAAAACACAGGAGTAGgccaaaacacatgaagaatatgaccaaacaataaaaatgagCTTACTGTGTAATTTTGTTGCACAGAATGGAGAGAAGAGCCGGAACACTGAGGAGTTCGAGCTTCCTCCAGGTTGGATGTGGGAGGACAAGTGGTCCGTGGATGTCAACAGAGCCGTGGATGATGAAGGTGCAGGCACTAAAATTCAGAGAGTAGTCTTCTTCCAGATGTTTGAAGTCATAGCTAATCATTCAGAAAGGCTGCATTAGaacatgaacatttttcttATAAATGTTTCCTGATTTTCTAGGGCTCAGACTTACTCCTTGCTAGCTCATAATGATAATCATAAAATTGAACTCGCATGGGGAAATTCAAACCATGTGTTCTTGTTTCCCGAACAATAATGAAACTAACTTTGAATTGTTCGTTTGCGCATTCAACAGGATGGGAGTATGGAGTCACTATTCCCCCAGATGATAAGCCCAAATCATGGGTCTCTGCAGAGAAGGTTTACCACGTCCACCGCAGGAAGAGGCTGTTCCGACCGCGCAAGAGAGCAGCACAGCCTGCAGGAGGCCCTGTACAGGTCAGCATAGGGCAGTGCTATGTATCTAATGtgacatcatttattaaataaaagaagctaattgtgcaaattctGATCATGTGACAAAGATGGATTGAGACTAATATTCAAGTGTCTTTTTCCCGTACTTTCTAATCTTGCATTACTAATGATTGCAGTCAGAAAAACaccatttgtttctttgctcaCAGAGGAGGGACCAAGGTGACCCTGAAGGCTGGGAATtctcctctctgattggctggaagTTCCACAGAAAGGAGCGTTCAGCTGATACCTTCCGGCGAAGGCGCTGGAGGCGTAAAATGGGGCCAGAGGACCTGTTAGGAGCGTCCGCGATCTTCAAACTGGAGGGGGCGCTGGTGAGCAAAAGgataagaaatgttttattctgatTTGAGGATCTATGGCTCTAATATcagaatgaaacacatgagTCAGAGATAACGAGTTTGAATAGAAGCCTGAACCGGATCTGAGCTCTGAGTCAACAAATATTGACCTATGTGTTAAATAACTTTTGCTTCCTCTGCAGGGCGTTGATACCGAGGAGAAAGACTCCAAGTCAGACGTCGCCAAGCTGTTTGGTGCCAACACGCCCACTGTGTCCTGCTCCTTTGACAGTGAGCTTTGCATGTAGTATGACATATGAATAAtcgcacaaacaaacaaatagacaTAAATATATTCAACTGAATATTTTGTTCCCGCAGGGCCACACTTGTACCATCTCCGTGTCTACGTCTATCAGGCTCAGAACTTGACATCTATGGACAAAGACAGTTTTTCTGGTAGAATCCGACCTAAAATCTGAGATGAGTGTTGATGCAAAAATAGCTGCTAATGATGTGAAAGATGACTCTGTaactatgtgtgttttttcctctgcagATCCGTATGCACACGTCTCCTTCCTGCACTTCAGTAAGACGACAGAGAAGCTGAAGGCTACCCTGAACCCGACCTGGGACCAGACTCTGATCTTCAGTGATGTGGAGATTTACGGAGACCCTCGGAACATCGCACAGCGCCCCCCTGATGTGGTTCTGGAGTTCTACGACAACGACCAAGTTGTACGTTTTATAGATATATTATTGTTAGTGATTTTTGTACAAAACATGGTGACGTTCAAATGAAATTTCACAGTGGTGAACAATTGGTTCCTATTGTCCACACACTATATCATTGCAGCATATGATTACTGTGGATAATTACAGATAATAGCTACAGGGAAAAACTAAGTGAGACTTATTTCCCCATAGAAACTACaatgtttgaaataaacaacCACTTTGTTTTGAGAGCGACGGACATGTTCTGTTCTCTCCAGGGGAAGGATGAGCTGCTGGGCCGCAGTGTTTGCACTCCAATGGTGAAGCTGAATGCCTCCATCGATCAGACTCCTAAACTCCTATGGTACCCCATCATCCAGAAAGGTCAAAAGGCAGGAAAGGCCCTGCTGGCTGCAGAGCTCATCCTCAAAGACAAGGTTTGTGGAAAAAGTAATTGAGATATGGCAACTTTACAGTATTTTAAACACGGCATATAATCTCTAGGATTGAAGTTGTTAGACATTTTAGAATTAAAGtaacttttaaaaacagttgAAGCTCAGCCTTCTCTATTATTGGCCAGATCTCCTTGGTAAGAGATATTTCATGTCAATGGTTAAGAATTTGAATTTGATATTTGAATgtgattcagaaaaaaaaaactatcctccctctcctgtttTTAGTCGGGCGAGTCCAACCTTCCTCTGCTTCCCTCAAAAAGGGCGGAGAACCTCTACATGGTTCCTCAGGGCATCCGGCCTGTGGTGCAGCTCACGGCTGTAGAGGTAATACACAACCTTTACACTCTGTCACTCTGACGTACATAATTATACTAAGATCTTACATTACCtatgtttgtctctctgtgtttagaTCCTGGCATGGGGCCTGAGGAACATGAAGCCATACCAGCTGGCCTCCATTTCCTCCCCCAGCCTGGTGGTGGAATGTGGGGGGGAGAGGGTGCAGTCTGTCGTGATCAAGAACATGAAGAGGAGCCCAAACTTCCCGGGATCTGTCCTCTTCATGAAAGTGGTAATGGCATggtgttatttgttttaatggtgTGAAGAAATGCTCACATCGTGCGTTTTCACAAAACATAATTTCCATCCAGCTCCTACCAAAGGAGGAGATGTACACCCCGCCCATCGTGCTGAAGGTGATCGACCACCGTCCGTTTGGCAGGACGCCGGTGGTGGGGCAGTGCACCATCACCAGTTTGGAGCAGTTCAGATGTGACCCGTACGTCATCACTGCAGAGGGAGCCATGTCTTCCAAAAGTAAGGAGGTATccaacacacaaatacaattcaGGCAGAAAGACTTGATCTATTGTTGTCCTCTCACTGTTTCCAGTGGCTCTGATGGCTTCTCCTTCCGGTCATCTCGCTATTAACATGGAGGAGAGCAGACCACTGCTGGAAACTCAGGTAAACTCAAACACTGTACAGCAACATATTCTCATGTTGTCTGTAAGTCGTTTCTgtaatttctttcctttttgtcaCTAAAAAGTGCAAAATTTGACTTTGGTCAAATTTGACAAACTTGATTGCTCTGGCTTACAGTTCATGTACAGCATGTCAGCTGCTGTGAACAAAATGGCTTCCCCTACATCCcattttgtatgtattgttACTTATTAGAGCTTTCTAAATTCACAAGGCTGGGCACCAATGATACCGTAAGGCTGAGATCACTTAATCTGCACGAAAATTGCCTCAATATAATATCACAGTGCCATTAATCTGCCTGTGAATTGTCACAAATGCTGGAATTGCACTTAATTTGTCACTAATTTAATGAGCACATTTAATCCTTTTTTCCCTGCAAGGGCGTAACGTACTCCAAATGGGTCATGAAGCAAATTACATCAACAGGCGTCGCATAGAAGTGACTTTGATCATCAAACCATAACAGTACAAGTACAGTTTCCAATATTATACTTCAAGCAAACACTGGAAAATGTTGCAAAATTTGCGTATTTAGTTTTTGAGTTACTAATATCACACTCTAAAGTCTCTAATGAAATATCAATACTGCCAGTAGCCAGTTTATTAAGCAAAGAATAATTGAAAGCATAATTATTCCCACTGGCAATTATCGGGTATGAGCACCATGGATGgggaacatttttgttttgtttttatacttatttattGTGTAAATGAATGAGCTCCACAGGGACAAGCTAGCTCTTTATGCTAAGACAAGCTAACTAGCTGTTGGCAGTTTCCATTTTAGTCCGTCATGAAAGTAATATCAATCTCCTCCTggataaaaaggaaataagcaaaacaaatatactacCCACGGTGCCTCTTTGCAAGAATAGAGACAGTTGGAGACATATTGGAGTTGCACGTTCTGCCCCTCTCTTTGTTACGCCcttgttttcagattttctttcaatTGTGAAATTGCAAAGGGGATCTCCTTATCAACCTTTCCTTCACTGTTCGTCTTGTCAATAATTGTAGCGTATTGTGCGTgctatttgtatgtgtttttgtatttatgtcactgttgtatgtttttgtgaCTTGTCCTCTGTTTTGTGTCACCTCGCGTCCTCTTTCTCCAAAGCTTGTAGAGAAGgtgagagtaaaaaaaaaaaagaagatatctGAGATTTCAAATTCTTATACCAAATGCATATAACTATATATTTCAAGTTTCGTTCGGCATTTCAATGTTCAGGAAAAGGAGACCGTAGATTGGTGGAGTAAATTCTACGCTTCCACTGGAGACCAGCAGAAATGCGGCCCGTACCTCAAAAAAGGATACGACATGCTCAAAGTAAGTCCGATTTTTTTGCTTCCCACACTAGATGATTATTTCTTACTCAggcaaaaacacaactttaagtATTAAAGATTACttaagtgtgtctttgtgtcctCAGGTGTATGACTGCGAGCTGGAGGACGTCCCAGAGTTCAAAGGGCTGACTGACTTTTGCTGCACCTTCAAACTGCTGAGGGGCAAAAATGAAAATGGGGATGATGACCCCTCTGTGGTTGGAGAGTTTAAGGTAGTTCACTTCATAAAATCAATCCAATGTTTAGCTTTACTATTGGAGAGAAATAAGAAAGTCAACTTATAAAATGAGCTGAATCTCCTCCGCACAGGACCAAACCCAGTTCCGGAAGATGtagtttgattgatttttaaatggGCTTGAATGAGTCGCTTGTCCATAGTTTGTAATACCTACAGTAGACGTCAGTTTATAGGTCCCTAGTATGCATAAGGAGTAAGGAGCAACCCAAAAAAAGACCTCATAAAACTTCCCTCTAAACATCTTGTCcatccctttttaaatgtgcgTGTTCTTGTACCTGCAGGGTTCATTCAAGGTGTACCCTCTGTCAGATGACCCTGGTGTTGCCCCCCCTCCGCGTCAGTTCAGAGAGCTGCCAGAGAGCGGACCTCAGGAGTGTCTGGTCCGGATTTACGTGGTCCGGGCCATCGACCTGCAGCCCAAAGACAATAATGGCAGAGTGggaatacatttatatttcaagaAATAAAATCTGCATATATTACGTGGCCCAGTTGGAAACTTCTGCTTGAACTTGTGTCTCTTGCTTAGTGTGACCCGTACATAAAGATCTCTCTGGGAAAGAACACGATTGACGACAGAGACCATTACCTACCCAACACCACCACCCCTGTGTTTGGAAGGTAAAGGCTAttggacacattttaaacaaagactACCGATAAGAGTAAATTCAGCGTACGCTCTCAAACAATCCCTTTGTTTTGTTCAGGATGTTTGAGATGACGTGTTTCCTGCCCCAGGATAAAGACCTGAAAATCTCCGTCTATGACTACGATCTCCTGACCCGCGACGAGAAGGTCGGCGAGTCCGTGATTGACCTGGAGAACCGCTTCCTGTCCCGATATAACTCCTACTGCGGCCTGCCACAAACATACTGCATGTAAGGAAACGCCTCACAGTTTAGAATAACATCTTAAAAACCTACAATCAGTATCCTTACTTTCTACTGTTTGCGTCTCAGTTCTGGTATCAACAAGTGGCGGGACCAGATGAAGCCGTCATTGATTCTGGAGAACCTGGCTCGAATGAAGGGCCTGTCCAAACCCAGGACCGAAGACAACGGCACATCACTCGTCTTCAATGGAAAGAATACACTCTGGCTGAGTTTGGTAAGTTCAATGCTCTCTcaataaagatatatttatgCTAAATTACTTTTGACCCAGCATTAGACCCGGTAGGCACACATTCTCTAACCCTGACCTTTTTGTAATTCTTATTTCCACCACAAGAGGGTGCAGTTAAACAATTTTCCATGTattctctcctgtgtttttgacctaaaaacagatttaaatctAATCAAAAGGTGCATGCATTTTACGAAATATGTTCcttgtgtttaaaatacatgGAGAAAATTAAACTTGCctggaaaaatacaaaaggatTTAAGCCCCATGTTTATTTCTTGGGGCGTCCATAGGTTGCTAGactgtttcctttttcctgcaTCTAATTTGACTAGGCATAATTAAACATAAGCCTAATCAAGctgttgcatttctttttgaCATCCagagaacacaaaggaaatcCACGAACACTTGGGTCCGTCCCGAGAGCGCCTCTGTCTGCACGTGCTCAGAAAACAGGGACTCGTCCCCGAACACGTGGAGACCCGGACCCTCTACAGCACCTTCCAGCCCAACATCTCCCAGGTTAGATTTCCCAGCTAAGGTCTACGTGTCCACATCCACCCTGATGCAGCTATTTTGTAAATCTGTTTATGTGTTCATTCAGGGAAAGCTGCAGATGTGGGTGGATGTTTTCCCCAAAAGCATCGGACCCCCTGGACCTCCCTTTGACATCACACCACGCAAACCTAAGAAGTAAGCTCTTCTCTTTAACCTCTTTGGTGCTTTATCACTGGTCTCATTGAAAAGCCACCGAGTTATTAAAGTTCACTGTGTTTGGATGATCAGGTATTTCCTGCGCGCCGTCATCTGGAACACCACAGACGTGACTTTAGATGAGGCCAGCATCACAGGAGAGCACATGAGTGACATCTATGTCAAAGGGTATGGCTGATAAATCCTTCAAATGAACTTCCTGGCagtaatatattacatttggctttgtttattgcatttgtgacatttttactcTGAAACTATGGATCTAATGCTGCTTTCATTCTTTCACTGTGTTCACATTTTCAGGGAGTTACCCGGGAGCTGTTGAACAGTGAATGCTCACTACGTTTGTTCCCTTTTGCAGATGGATGCCAGGCATGGAGGATGACAAGCAGAAGACAGACGTCCACTACCGGTCTCTGGACGGAGACGGAAACTTCAACTGGAGGTTCGTGTTTGAGTTTGAGTATCTGCCGGCTGAACAACTCTGCCTCGTGTCCAAGAAGGTGAGGCTGATCTGGACTGACAATCTATTGATGAAGGTTTTTCAAAAGGTAGATGGTAAAATATCCTTTATATTGTACAACAGGAGCGCTTCTGGAGTCTCGACAAAACAGAGTTCAGGACTCCCCCCAAGCTGATCGTTCAGATATGGGATAACGACAAATTCTCATTGGACGATTACCTGGGTGAGACACATTTGAACTTAGACAAAGAGTGTTTGATTTACCTACACACCACCTTTACACAACCTGACCATAGCGTAATACTCTGTGATCTCAGGCACGCTGGAGCTGGATCTGCGTAATCTGGTGCCTCCCGGGAAGACTCCAGAGAAATGCTCTCTGAAGATGATGGAGGATCAGGAAATGGGAGCTCCAGTCAAGAAGGAGAACGCCAAGTGTCTGTTTTCCCAGCAGTCCGTCAGAGGCTGGTGGCCATGCTCCATCGAACAGGATGGACAGAAGGTCCTGGGTGTAAGTGTGATTTAAAAGTACACCTAGAGGTAGATGTAGAAAGCTTCCTGCTGGAATTTTAGAAATTCACATTAAGGACACTGTTGGCTTGCATGCTTTAGTTTTAGCCCCACATTTTGCGTTTcatatataataaaaagaaagctgTTTATATGTTTCCTTTAGAAGTTTGACAAATAGATTTTAATACTCAGAGATCCTCATTGTCATCATCTTGTGTTGTGCTTACAGGGCAAAGTGGAGATGACTCTGGAGATCGTAGGGGAAACAGAAGTAGATGAAAAACCTGCAGGAAAAGGCCGGGACGACCCCAACATGAACCCAAAACTGGACCCTCCCAAGTAAGAACCCACCCTGTGAAGCAATACCCCATTTTACAATCTGCATATTAACTCTATAAAAACTTAGCACAAGGAAAAGTGTACGTAGTTTTGCAGGTAAGATAAACAGATGCATTAtcttgcttttctctgtttcctcgTGTTGTTTGAGGCTCTCTGTAAATTCCCCCCGTTGTTGATATCACAAGGGATTATTTTATCTCATCAGGCGCCCGGAAACCTCCTTCTTTTGGTTCACAAACCCATGCAAGACCATGAAGTTCATCGTGTGGCGGCGGTTCAGGTGCCTCTTCATCGGACTCCTCATCCTCGTCATAGTGCTGCTCTTCATCGGCATCCTGTTGTACTCGTTACCGGTAAGAATCCACGAGAGCGTGCGGATAGCCTTTATGATTTATTCTAGAGAGAAACTGGGActaaattattttcctttttccagaACTACATCGCAATGAAGTTAGTGAAACCGCAGCAATAACCCGACAATGGAGGCGGAGAAATGGAACTGGAAAATGGTCTACAGGAGGATCACATCGCTGCCAAACCCTGTCGATATCTTTTTATTGCCTATAGTATTTTATAAAGGTCTAAATGGGGAAGGGGTGCTTGCACTTTTGCACTTACGTTATCTTATCATGAACACGTGTACACCGCTCAACTGTGACAGACTTGTGAGCAATACAAGCTGCTTTTATCAGACACTGGGAAAACAGAAGCCCCTGTACGCTTTAGTGCAATACAACCGTCCTAATTCCACTTCAAATGTTAAGAGATTCACTTATTGGATTTTAGATAGAGTGGTTGTGTTGTAGGGTGTCACTGATGGTGTGTTAATGAggggataaataaataactattaCAAAAAGATAGTCTTTATTAGGACTGCTGTTCTTTATTGCATTACTCTGTACAAGGGTTTCTATTTTCTGCCTtctgaaatgtcaaaaacaatgTAAGACTTAAGTCACCAACAGCCATAAGTGTCTGTCTTTTTGTATATTAAATTGTCACAggtctttttaattaaatatattaaaaatgttcttcaaacggtgttggtttttgttttatcagcAGTAAACACGGTTTATGAAATAAAAGACTCAACACAAAACAGATAAGGTTTAACGGGTTTTAAACGGGTAAAAATGTACATGACATTTAACATTCAAATATGTACAGCAAAAGAAATGTGTATTAAGTCATGGCTGGGTTTATTCTTCCCGTTTGCATTGCTGCTGCAGGAACGCCTCCACCTCCCCTCTGCGCGCCAGGCTGTTAGCTTTTCCTTGGAAACGTCCATTTTTTCCTGCTCCCTTCCCTTGGAGCATCTCTAGCACCCTGAAGAGCACAGGAAATTCATATCTTACCCACCTACGATTAATTATCTAAAGCAGCGGCTACATAATATGTGCAGTGTCTCTTACCGTGGTCCCATCTCAGCCACTCGTTCACTGGGTCCAGCCAGTAGAAACAGACCCGGGCCCTTCTCCTCTCCAACGGTCAGGAAAACCAAAGTTCCCTGAGAGCAGACGATTCATGcttaacaaaaatatataacgGATAAAACCATGCCGTAAGCAGGTCACAGGTTACATACCTCAGTGGTTAATTCATTGGCAATGATGTTCATGAATTCATTGTCACCCTCTTTTCTGTGGATAGAGAGAGAAGtcgtttttttctgaaatgcaaATATCCGCATGTGCTTTAAATGCTGACCTACAAACAAGCTGGCCCTGAGAGGCAACGGAAAAAAAAGCTTATCTATTATTCAAAATTAACTAAGCAAAACAATAAACTCTAAAAGTTccaaacatttgaacatttctttgttgtaGGTCTTTGATTTTGGCAGGTGCATCTCAAACTCATGTAATAAATTggacaaaacatttgttttttctaagtTAATTTGAGTTATGCAGCgttaatgtaaataatgaatgtctttcttttggctacaaatgtatttaaatagcTAATCTGCTGCTTTTATTCCCATGCAGAACACGGGGTACTGGTGCACCtcagcctcttgtggccaaAATAAGTATTACAGAAACCACTTAATAAAAAGGACCCTGATAACTGGGAACCTGTCAAGAAATGTATGTATGGATTTCTCCCCTCACTTCCTTTACCAAGCCAATCAACTTGAACAGGTTCGATCGCCTCTTACTTGTGCAAGCTGAAGAAGTTTCCTCTCTGGGGGTCGTTCTTAAAGTTCTGAGTGATGAGCACCGCCATGTCTCGAAGCAAGCTCAGGTTAGTCTGACCAAAACATTTTGATGACTGTTAGGGAGTGTGTGTTCAACGTTTTGTATTGCAGCATACGTATGATACAGAAAAATGGCAAAATCCTCATGAAAAATAGGTCTCTTACTTTCTGTAGCATCTTAACAGACTTCTGCAACTTGTCAACGGCCTCTACGTGCTCATCAGGTCCGGTCCTGTTGAACAAGCATTTCGTTTTTCAAACTTAGTGaataaattcaacataaaaGACATTATATTTTGATAATTCAGACTCACTTCAGGAGAGAAACCAGCGATCGCTCTGTGCCGTAGCTTTTCTCTGCATACTTCAACACCCTGTTTCCTGTCAGGAAGATCaggttggttttgtttttctttcctttctcagtTCCCAGCAGCTTTATTACCTAAAATTTAGATAAAGAGAAATGTTAGAAATAGGAATAATGTTATGTACAAGTCAGATGATGCACATGTTAGTCCAAGTGTGTCTAAAATGTAACCTGTAAGTGACTGAGGTTGGACACATGGGTTCCACAGCACATGTTAGCATCGACGCCTTCGATATCAATGATCCGAATCGGCCCAGCATGATCGTCTGGCAGCCCCCGACTCCTCACCTAGTTAACACACAACtcatgtaacatttatttttctaaaccatgctgtaaataaaacagataaaatgAGTTGAAAACATGTCTAAAATGTGGGTTAATTGCACAGTATTCAGACTGTATTTTAGCACTACTTAACCTCAGTAACTTGTACCTTTTCCACAGCAGGATCATCTATAGAGAGAAGCTGAACAGTGACCGGGACGTGGACTCTGATCTTTTCGTTTACGGCTTCCTCCAGGGCCTGCAGCTGGGCAGGCTTCACCGAGGGAGTGTCCAGCTCTATGGTGCTTCTCTGACGTCCCAGTTCCctgtaaaaacaacagagaaaagaaGTCAAATGACATACTTTAATGTAACAAGGAAGTAATCTGTGCAGAGGTTATGTACCAGGAGGTGGTCTTGTATCCAAACATGTTATCGGCCAAAGCTGTGATCACATGTTGACCTGAGAGTAAGGAAGAAAACAGTAACTTAGAGCAAgtatgcaataa carries:
- the LOC134870579 gene encoding LOW QUALITY PROTEIN: myoferlin-like (The sequence of the model RefSeq protein was modified relative to this genomic sequence to represent the inferred CDS: inserted 1 base in 1 codon), encoding MLRVVVESAKGLPKKKLGLPDPIVTVIFKDEKKKTKSIDSELNPVWNEVLEFDLKGIALDYHAFIDVIVKDYETIGSNKFIGSTKIPLKDLASGQMRSLPSKNVPLVNESGQGIGASIDLVIGYDPPANSAPNPNDSQEGDSTVDAGGGGGGGGDGGDETQPDGGQSGSTGGPTSPGQSVNMRQKIARAQNRHRLVNKPQDFQIRIRIIEARQLSGNNIKPVVKVSVCDQTHRTRIKRGNNPFFDEMFFYNVHMLPSDLFDKHISFRVYNSYSLRADSLMGEFKLDVGYVYDEPAHCVLRKWLLLNDPDDSSSGSKGYLKVSLFVVGAGDEPPVEKRDSNDDQDDIESNLLLPAGVTLRWATLSLKVFRAEDVPQMDDAFVQSMKEIFGGNENKKNLVDPFLEARFAGKKLCTQIIEKNANPEWNQVLNLQVKFPSMCERVKLTVFDWDRLTGNDAIGTTYLNLSKIASSGGEIEEEHAGSGEIPSYEANTGQSEVGFLPVFGPCYVNLYGSPREFSGLPDPYEDLNYGKGEGVAYRGRVLVELSTKLEGKADKTVDGIHSDDILVVQKYQRRRKYSLCAVFHSASMIQEPGEPIQFEVSIGNYGNKLDTTCKPLASTTQYSCAVFDGNHYYYLPWADTKPVVVVLSFWEDVSHRLDAVNIILYITHRLQANLELFKTAILAKVYDNKLAEVWLKLLNQLIEDLESLTTPELEGRSNLTSLDFQIKKLRDSTLKTILEGSRCMREEAREIADTLPDLESWAEKLQQLADEPQNSMPDVIIWMLRGEKRVAYSRIPANEVLYSTYSEQACGQHCGKTRTVFLQYPMDKNKGMKVPVQIRVNMWLGLSAHEKKFNSFSEGTFSVFAELYENQAAVFGKWGTTGLVGRHKFSDVTGKLKLKQEHFMPPRGWEWEDDWFIDPEKALLTEADAGHTEFMDEVFKNESRFPGGQWKDASEPFTDVNGEKSRNTEEFELPPGWMWEDKWSVDVNRAVDDEGWEYGVTIPPDDKPKSWVSAEKVYHVHRRKRLFRPRKRAAQPAGGPVQRRDQGDPEGWEFSSLIGWKFHRKERSADTFRRRRWRRKMGPEDLLGASAIFKLEGALGVDTEEKDSKSDVAKLFGANTPTVSCSFDRPHLYHLRVYVYQAQNLTSMDKDSFSDPYAHVSFLHFSKTTEKLKATLNPTWDQTLIFSDVEIYGDPRNIAQRPPDVVLEFYDNDQVGKDELLGRSVCTPMVKLNASIDQTPKLLWYPIIQKGQKAGKALLAAELILKDKSGESNLPLLPSKRAENLYMVPQGIRPVVQLTAVEILAWGLRNMKPYQLASISSPSLVVECGGERVQSVVIKNMKRSPNFPGSVLFMKVLLPKEEMYTPPIVLKVIDHRPFGRTPVVGQCTITSLEQFRCDPYVITAEGAMSSKMALMASPSGHLAINMEESRPLLETQLVEKEKETVDWWSKFYASTGDQQKCGPYLKKGYDMLKVYDCELEDVPEFKGLTDFCCTFKLLRGKNENGDDDPSVVGEFKGSFKVYPLSDDPGVAPPPRQFRELPESGPQECLVRIYVVRAIDLQPKDNNGRCDPYIKISLGKNTIDDRDHYLPNTTTPVFGRMFEMTCFLPQDKDLKISVYDYDLLTRDEKVGESVIDLENRFLSRYNSYCGLPQTYCISGINKWRDQMKPSLILENLARMKGLSKPRTEDNGTSLVFNGXEYTLAEFENTKEIHEHLGPSRERLCLHVLRKQGLVPEHVETRTLYSTFQPNISQGKLQMWVDVFPKSIGPPGPPFDITPRKPKKYFLRAVIWNTTDVTLDEASITGEHMSDIYVKGWMPGMEDDKQKTDVHYRSLDGDGNFNWRFVFEFEYLPAEQLCLVSKKERFWSLDKTEFRTPPKLIVQIWDNDKFSLDDYLGTLELDLRNLVPPGKTPEKCSLKMMEDQEMGAPVKKENAKCLFSQQSVRGWWPCSIEQDGQKVLGGKVEMTLEIVGETEVDEKPAGKGRDDPNMNPKLDPPKRPETSFFWFTNPCKTMKFIVWRRFRCLFIGLLILVIVLLFIGILLYSLPNYIAMKLVKPQQ